A DNA window from Miscanthus floridulus cultivar M001 unplaced genomic scaffold, ASM1932011v1 os_2779_1_2, whole genome shotgun sequence contains the following coding sequences:
- the LOC136535425 gene encoding probable hexosyltransferase MUCI70 encodes MARRSRGGGIITEAASKADAAAMRVVSHRGAARLVLVSAIAWAMLGLVALAFHLRPCSSPVAFLSALCKKDNKVLSVLDSMGLSSKPLHRCPIPVADDPNAVAIPKRTPNTIVKKLSYITIDKQDKDPSPLFGGRQNWKQREESFKLNSTMKVHCGFMKNSGADMDIIDVKYIQKCKFVVASGIFDGYDIPHQPSNISRRSQKLFCFLMVVDEVSLDFIEKNTTVKVDNAGGKWVGIWRLITVHRLPFDEPRRNGKIPKILTHRLFPQAWYSIWIDGKMELIVDPLLILERYLWRGKYTFAVAVHKHHRSIYEEGDAIKRRKRYARPLVDLQMKMYYYEGMEPWSPKKKMPSDVPEGAVLIREHTTMTDLFSCLWFNEVNLFTPRDQISFGYVVHRLGDALKFFMFPNCEYNSLFILHRHTREHSSKVEWAKTIDEIVKKGLKESRGGLGLWTPYPANLSSVELPAVKRTSSAG; translated from the exons ATGGCGAGGCGAAGCAGAG GCGGCGGCATCATCACGGAGGCGGCGTCGAAGGCGGACGCGGCGGCGATGCGGGTGGTGTCCCACAGGGGCGCCGCGCGGCTGGTGCTCGTGTCGGCCATCGCCTGGGCCATGCTCGGCCTCGTCGCACTCGCCTTCCACCTCCGGCCCTGCAGCTCCCCCGTCGCGTTCCTCTCAG CCCTTTGCAAAAAAGACAATAAAGTTCTCTCTGTGTTGGACTCGATGGGGCTCTCATCGAAACCGCTCCACC GCTGCCCGATACCTGTTGCGGATGATCCAAATGCTGTTGCCATCCCAAAGAGGACTCCCAACACAATCGTAAAGAAGCTATCCTATATAACTATTGACAAACAGGATAAAGATCCTTCACCGCTGTTTGGAGGACGTCAAAACTGGAAACAGAGGGAGGAGAGCTTTAAACTGAATTCTACCATGAAG GTGCACTGTGGATTTATGAAAAATAGCGGTGCGGATATGGATATCATTGATGTCAAGTACATACAGAAATGCAAATTTGTGGTTGCCTCTGGTATTTTTGATGGTTATGACATTCCCCATCAGCCATCAAATATTAGTCGTCGGTCTCAGAAACTGTTCTGCTTCCTAATGGTGGTAGATGAAGTATCTCTTGATTTTATTGAAAAGAATACAACCGTCAAGGTTGACAATGCTGGAGGAAAATGGGTTGGTATATGGCGACTTATAACGGTACATCGCCTCCCATTTGACGAACCCAGAAGGAATGGAAAAATACCAAAGATTTTAACGCACAGGCTATTTCCTCAAGCTTGGTATAGCATTTGGATTGATGGGAAAATGGAGCTCATAGTTGATCCACTGCTTATTCTTGAGAG ATATCTCTGGCGTGGAAAATACACATTTGCAGTAGCTGTCCATAAGCATCATAGGAGCATCTATGAAGAGGGTGATGCAATCAAACGACGGAAGCGGTATGCTCGTCCTTTGGTTGATCTTCAGATGAAGATGTACTATTATGAGGGGATGGAACCTTGGAGCCCAAAGAAAAAGATGCCTAGTG ATGTGCCGGAGGGAGCAGTGCTGATCCGGGAACACACAACGATGACCGATCTATTCAGCTGCCTCTGGTTCAACGAGGTCAATCTTTTCACACCACGTGATCAGATCAGCTTTGGCTACGTGGTGCATAGGCTCGGAGACGCTCTTAAGTTCTTCATGTTCCCCAACTGTGAATACAATTCGCTGTTCATCTTGCACAGACACACAAGAGAACACTCATCTAAAGTCGAATGGGCCAAAACAATCGATGAGATTGTGAAGAAGGGACTGAAGGAGAGTAGAGGAGGATTAGGGCTATGGACTCCGTATCCCGCAAATCTCAGCTCTGTGGAACTCCCTGCTGTAAAAAGAACTTCATCAGCTGGCTAG